The genomic stretch GGACGGCGACAAGCTGTGGCTGGTCACCAGCAGCACGGACGGCCGGGGCAGCCCGGAGGACTCGGACGACCGGATTCTGGAGGTGCGGGTGAGCTAGAACCGACGGCTCAGTCCTCGTCCGGCTCCGACTCCGACTCCGGTTTCCGTACGACGACCTTCCCGGACGCCAGATCTATCGGCCCCCGTCCCGGATCCGCGTCCCCCACGTCCACCCGGGTGAGTTCCAGCCTGTTCCGCTCATCGCGGGTGTGCTTGCGGCCAGGTGCGAACAGTTCCTCGAAGGGGTTGAACATCGCTTCCCTTTCCGTGGCGCGTGGCGGAGTCAGTCACTGGTCATCCGGCCCCCACCCGCTCCCCGTCCCCCATCGCGAACAGCCCCATGCGATGAGCCACCGCCGCCGCCTCGCCCCGCCCGGCGACACCCAGCTTGGCGAGGATGTTGGAGACGTGAACGCTGGCCGTCTTCGGGGAGATGAAGAGTTCCTCGGCTATCTGACGGTTGGTGCGGCCGGCGGAGACCAGGCGCAGGACGTCGTGTTCGCGGGTGGTGAGGCCGAGGGTGTCGGTTGAGGGGCGGCGGGCGTCGGACGTCAGGGGCAGGCGGGCCCGCTGGGCGAGCGCGGTGACCTCGTCGGCCAGGGGGCGGGCGCCCAGATGCTCGGCGACCGCGTGGGAAAGGCGGAGCAGGTCCGCCGCGGGCGCGCGGTCGTGCTCGTCGCCCGCCGTGAGCAGCGCCTCGGCGAGCCGGTGGCGGACCTGGGCGAGGTCGTAGGGACGCTGGAGCTGTTCGAAGGCGGTGACCACCGTCGACCAGAGATCGACCGGAGTGTGTCCCTCGGCGCGCTGGAGTTCGGCGCGGACCCACTGATCGTAGGCGTGCCAGACGGGGGCGTCGGTGGTGAGGGTCTTGACGGCGGTGAGGACACGTTCCAGGGTCTCCGCGCGGCCCTCCTGGGCTGCGGGCAGGTCCCGGGCGTCGGCCTCGGCGGTGGCGGCGGCCAGCAGCAGGGGCCAGGCGTAGCGCTGGGTGCCGGGCTGGAAGCCGGTGTCGAGGGTGCGCGCGAGTTCGGCACGGGCGTCGGGGAGGCGGCCCTCGGTGGCGGCGAGGGCGATGGCGAGCCGGGACAGCGGCAGGGTGTTCTGCGGCATGGGGTCGTGGGTGCCGTAGGAGGCGCGGCCGTCGGCCAGGTGCCGGGCCGCCTCCTCCAGGTGCCCGCGGGACAGGGCGACGTGGGCCAGGCAGCGGGCGGCGCAGCCGTGTGGCTTGGCGACCTGTCCCGTGCGCTGGGCGGTGACCGCCGCCTCGGTGGCCTCGTCCCAGCGGCCCAGGGGGATCAGCGCCTCGGCGAGGTTGGCCCAGATCCAGGCCTCGGAGTCGCGCAGGCCGCGGTCCTGGGTGAGCCTGAGCCCCTCCTGGAGGATGCCCAGCGCCTCCTCGGGACGGCCGATGCCCACCAGGACGGACCCGAGGTTGATGTGGACCCGTCCGATCACGGAGGGCAGTCCGAGGGGCAGGGCCTGCTCGCGCACCTCGTGCATCAGGGCGAGCCCGGCCTCGATGTCCCCCGCGTCGACGACGAGGAGGCCGAGCGTGAGCCGGGCGTTCAGCTCGATGTCGGTGGCACCGACCATGCGCGCGTACTCGACGGCGCGCTCGGCCGCGGTCATCGCGTCGGGGCCCGGCGCACGGACCATGGCCCAGGCGGCGACGGTGGCCAGCACCTCGGCGTGCACCTCGGACGGCGGCAGCCCGCAGACCAGGTCCTTGGCGGTCTCGATCTCCTGCCAGCCGTCGCCTCGGCCCTGCGCCGGGATCAGCCGAGAGCGCTGGATCCAGAACCAGGCGGACCGCAGCGGATCGCCCTCCGCCTCCAGGAGGTGCAGCGCCCGCTTGGTGATCTTCAGTGCGCGTTCCCGCTCCCCGCAGAGCCGTCCGGCGACGGCGGCCTCGGCCATCAGGTCGAGATAGCGCAGGGGTGTGGTGGCGGGATCGCAGCCGCAGGGCGGGTAGGCCTCGGCGTAGTCGACGGGGCGAAGCCCCGCGCGTACGTCCTCGGGGGCGGTCTCCCACAGCTCCATCGCGCGTTCCAGGAGGCGCAGTTGCTCGGAGTAGGCGTGCCGGCGGCGGGCCGTGACGGAGGCGTCGAGGACGGCGGGGAGGGCCTTGGCGGGGTCGTGGGCGTGGTACCAGTAGCTGGCCAGGCGCATCACGCGTTCGTCGGCCGGGACGAGGCCCGGGTCGGCCTGGAGGGCCTCGGCGTAGGCGCGGTTGAGGCGGGAGCGTTCGCCGGGCAGCAGGTCGTCGCCGACGGCCTCGCGGACCAGGGAGTGCCGGAAGCGGTAGCCGTCGCCGCCGGGCGCGGGGGTGAGGATGCTGGCGCCCACAGCGGCTCGCAGTGCCTCGATGAGGTCGTCCTCGGCGAGCCGGGCGACGGCGGCGAGCAGCCGGTACTCCACGGTGGAGCCGCCCTCGGCGACGATCCGGGCGACCCGCTGGGCGGTCTCGGGCAGCGCCTCGACCCGCACCAGGAGCAGATCGCGCAGGGAGTCGGTGAGCCCGGTGCAGCAGCCCTCGTGGGAGGCGACGGCGAGTTCCTCGACGAAGAAGGCGTTGCCGTCGGAGCGTTCGAAGATCTCGTCGACCTGGTCGGGGTCGGGTTCGGCGGCGAGGATCCCGGCGATCTGGCGCCCGACCTCGGCGTGGGTGAAGCGGTCCAGTTCGATCCGGCGGACGGTGCGCAGCCGGTCGAGTTCGGCGAGCAGGGGGCGCAGCGGGTGGCGGCGGTGGATGTCGTCGGCGCGGTAGGTGGCGAGGACGACCAGGCGGCCGGTGCGCAGGGTGCGCAGGAGGTAGGCGAGGAGGTGCCGGGTGGAGGCGTCGGCCCAGTGCAGGTCCTCCAGGGCGAGCACGACCGTGCGGTCGGCGGTGACGCGTTCCAGCAGCCGTGCGGTGAGTTCGAAGAGGCGGGCGGTGCCGTTCTCGTCGTGGCGGCCGGGGCCGGTGGCGCCGAGTTCGGGCAGCAGCCGGGCCAGTTCCTCCTCCTGGCCCTGGGCGGCAGCGGCCAGTTCGGTGGGGAGGGCGTGGCGCAGGGCGCGCAGGGCGGTGGAGAAGGGGGCGAAGGGCAGTCCGTCGGCGCCGATCTCGACACAGCCGCCGAGCGCGACGACGGCGCCGCCGTCGGTGGCGTGGTGCGCGAACTCCTCGACCAGGCGGGTCTTGCCGACCCCGGCCTCGCCGCCGAGCAGCAGCGCCTGCGGCTCGCCCGTGTCAGCACGGGCGAGCGCGTCCTTCAGGGTCTGAAGCTCCTCGGCGCGGCCGACGAACACGGGGCTGACGGACTGGGTCTCCACTTGCCAGAGCATCGCATGCGGCGCTGACGGTGGGGCACCGGTTTTCTCGGTGTGCCCCACCGTCAACCCCCCGGTGCTCATGCGGTGCGGGCGGTGCGGAGCCGGCCGCGGCGGGAGATATGGCTCTCGCTCTCGGCGGCCCGTCCGGCGGCTTCCCGGCGGGCGGCGCGGCGGCTGCGGACGGCCTCGCGGGCCAGGCGCTCGTTGTCGGCCTCGCGGATCAGGTCGGCGGAACGGAGGTGGTGAAGCTCGTACTCGAACATGGTGTCCCCTGTGGAGAGTTGGTTTTCGCGGCTGCTTGCTGCGATGACTCAACTTTCGTCTCCCAGGGGGGTCCGCCACATCGGGAGAGTTCCGCATCTTCGGCGGCGCCGAGGGCCTTAGACGCGCAGAAGGGGCCTCAGAGGCTCCGTAAGGTGCTTACGGATGCTCTAAGACCCCTCAGGACCTGCGGTGATTCAGCTGGTGGAGGGCAGTCCGAGCATGACGTCGGTGTACTTGAGGACCGCGAGGAGCAGGCCGATCACGCCGAGCGCGACGCCCGCCCAGGAGACCGACTTGATCCAGACCGGCTGCGGCTGACCCGGGGCGCCGAACGCCGGCCGGGCGAGGGTCAGGACGCCGACGATCAGCGCGACCAGGGCGAACGCACCGCCCCACAGCGCGGTGGTCTGCCAGGCGTCGCCGTAGACGGCCTCCAGCTGCTGGGCGACGCTCGCGTTCGAGGCGGCCTGCATCTCCAGCTGGCCGGTGATCTCGCTGCGCGCCGCGGCCACGGTGCCGACCCAGCTGCCGGTCAGCGCGACCAGGCCGAGCGCGGCGGAGACGACCGCGGCGGCGCCCTGGCCGACGAAGGAGGAGCCCTCCTGCGCGTCCGGGGTCAGCTCGGCGAGGTCGTCGCTGTCGTCGCCGTTCTCGAGGATCTCGGCGTCGGCCTCGATGGCGTCCTCGGTCTTGTTGACGTCCGCGGGCTCGGTGGCCTCGACGGCCTCCTGCTTCTCGGCGGTCTTCGTCTCGTCCACTGTCTTCGTTCCCATGTCTCGCACCGTACGGAGGCTGTCTGAGAGCTTTCTTAATGATCGCTGTGCGTGGCACGCGCGCGTGCGTCGTGCCATTCGGGGGCGAGGATCGCCCAGATCTCGGTGTCGTGGCGAACGCCCTTGTGGGGCCAGTTCTCCCGCAGTACGGCCTCCCGGCTCATGCCGAGCCGCCGGGCCACGTTGAGGCTGGGTTCGTTGGCCGCCGCGGCATGCCACTCCACCCGGTGCATGCCGCGCTCACCGAAGGCGAAGTCGAGGAGCACCCGCATCGCGCGGGTGACGAGCCCGCGGCCGGTCCCGGCGGGCTCCAGCCAGCAGCCGACCTCGCAGTTGCGGCTGTCCGCGTCGAAGTTCAGGAAGAGCACTCCGCCGACGAGCTTCCCGTCCAGCCACAGTCCGTGCAGCGAGCCGGTGTCGGCGGCGCGCATGTCGGCGTAGCGCTGGAGGACCTCGCGGGCGCCGGCGGTGTCCTTGGCCTTCGAGCCGAACGGGACGTACTGGTTGATGAAGTCCCGGCCGCGTTCCAGGTGGGCCAGGAACTCCTCGGCGTGCCAGGGCTCCAGGGGCCGCAGTTCAGCGCCGTCGTCACCCAGCGATATCGCGTACATCGTCCCGCCGCTCCTCATCGAACTCCTCCACGACGTCGGCCAGCCTCTCATGGGCGGCGCGCGCCTCGGGCGGCTCGATGCTGATCCGCGGCAGCCGGGCGTCCAGCCAGCGGGGCAGCCACCAGTTGGCGCCGCCGAGGAGGTGCATGAGGGCGGGGACGAGCAGGGTGCGCAGGACGAAGGCGTCCAGGGCGACGGCGGCGGCGAGCGCGATGCCGAACATGGCGATCACGCGGTCGCCGCTGAGCACGAAGGCGAGGAAGACCGAGATCATGATGACCGCGGCGGAGTTGATCACCCGGCTGGTCTCGGCGAGGCCGATCCGCACGGCCCGCCGGTTGTCGCCGGTCTCCAGCCACTCCTCGTACATCCGGCTGACCAGGAACACCTGGTAGTCCATGGAGAGCCCGAACAGCACGGACACCATGATCACGGGGAGGAAGGGCTCGATCGGCCCGGCCCGGCCGAGGCCCAGCAGCTCGCTGCCCCAGCCCCACTGGAAGATCGCGACGACGACTCCGAAGGCCGCGGCCACGGCGGCGATGTTCATCGCGGCGGCCTTCAGCGGGATGCCGATGGACCGGAAGGCGAGCAGGAGCAGCAGACAGCCGAGGCCGACCACGACGCCCACGAACAGGGGCAGCTTGCCGACGATGACGTCGGCGAAGTCGTCGTAGCCCGCGGTCACACCGCCGACCTGGAGGTCGAGCGAGGTGCCGGTCTCCGCGCGGGGCAGCACCTCGGAGCGCAGCCGCTCGACGAGATCGCTGGTCTTCTGGGACTGCGGCGAGGATTCGGGGATCAGCGTGAGATACGCGGTGTCCCCCGCCGGGTTGTAGGTCACGGGGGTCACCGAGGCGACGCCCTCGGTGGACCGGAGCGTGGCGTCGAGGCTGTCCAGGGCGAGTTCGTCGTCGCCGCCGTCGACGTGCGTCACCAGCGTCAGGGGTCCGTTGACGCCGGGGCCGAAGCCGTCGGCGAGGAGGTCGTAGGCCTGCCGGGTGGTGGCGGTCTGCGGGTTGTTGCCCTGGTCGGAGGTGCCCAGGCGCAGGGAGAGCGTGGGCAGCGCGAGCAGGGTGATGACGACCAGGGCGAGGGCGCCGAGCAGCTTGGGGTGGCGTTCGACGAAGGCCGACCAGCGGGCTGCGAGCCCGGTCGGCAGCTCCGGCTCGGGGCCGTGCTCGACCAGCCTGCGCCGTTCGCGGCGGCTGAGGGCGCGCATGCCGATGAAGGAGAGCAGGGCGGGCAGCAGGGTCACGGAGGCCGCGACGGTCAGCACCACGGTCAGCGAGGCCGCGAGGGCGACGCCGTTGAGGAAGTTCAGCCGCAGGATCAGCATGCCCAGCAGGGCGATGCAAACGGTGGCACCCGCGAACACGACCGCCCGTCCGGTGGTCGCGACGGCGTTGGTGATGGACTCGGCGACGGGCAGCCCGCGCTTCAGTCCGCGCCGGTGCCGGGTGACGATGAAGAGCGCGTAGTCGATGCCGACGCCGAGCCCGATCAGCATGCCGAGCATGGGGGCGAAGTCGGCGACGGTCATGGCGTGCCCGAGCAGCACGGTCCCGGCGTAGGCGGTGCCGACGCTGACCAGGGCCGTGGCGATGGGCAGCAGGGAGGCGGCGAGCGAGCCGAAGGCGAGGAAGAGCACGACGGCGGCGACCGCCACCCCGACCACCTCGGCGATATGCCCGCCGGAGGACTCGGTGAGCGCGACGGCGGAGCCGCCGAGCTCCACCTGGAGCCCGTCGGTCTCGGCGTCCTTGGCGGTGTCGACCACCGCCTGCGCCTCGGCCCGGTCGATGTTCTCGGCGCTGTCCTCGAAGGTGACGGTGGCGTAGGCGGTACGTCCGTCCTCGCTGACCTGGGCCGCGCCGTGCTCGTCGGACGGGCCGGTGACGGCGGCCACGCCGGGCAGCTCGGCGATCTTCTCCAGGGTGCGGTCCATCGTCTGCTGCACGTCGGCGGCCCGGACGGTGCCGGAGTCGGTGTGCCAGACGATCGTGTCGCTGTCCCCGCCGAGGCCCTGGAAGCCGTCCTGGAGGAGCTGGGTGGCGCGGCCCGACTCGGTGCCGGCGACCTCGTAGTCGTTGGAGTACGCGGAGCCCGCGACCGCGGCGGCGGCGCTCACCCCGACGAGGGCGACGAGCCACAGCAGTACGGCGACGAGGCGGCGCTGGACACACCAGCGTGCGAGTGCAGCCACGAACGTGCTCCCGGGGACGATGTGTGGATCTTTGACCGGGAACAGAGGTTCATCAAATGAACAGCCCGCAAAGAACGCATGAGCAATGCCCTGCCACTCTTACAGGCGAAAGTGATCGATTGCGGCATTCGTGGGTTTATTCACAGGAGTGCGAGGCAGATCACAGGACAGTAACGGCCCCGCTGTCACGTCAGTCGAACTGGTCTCCGAACGCCATCACGGTCACCCCGGCGATCAGCAGCCACAGCGCCCGCCGGGTACGGCCCCGGGAGCCGAGGAAGGCCGCGAGACCGCAGACGAGGGCGCCGACGGCATAGGCGGCCGGGACGAGCGCGGGGGCGGAGCCGGTGGCGCGCAGCGTCGAGGCGGCGAGACCCGCGAGGGCCAGCAGCGCACCGACCGTGACGGCGGTCCAGCGGGCCCGTCGCGCGTCGTGCACCTCGTCCGTCTCATCCGCCTCGTCCGCCTCGGCTATGTCCGGCGGGTGCTCGGAGGCGGCGTGCTCGGAATTGGTGCGTCCACTCATGGCGGGCGAGCGTAGCGTGTTCCGCCAAGAGACCCCGGGCCCGTCCGGCCCTCGACCGAAGCAGGTGTGTTGTTTGAGCGTGCTCACGAGCTCCTCCGTATCCCTTTCCGCCTCTCAGGACTCAAGGAGCCCGTTCACCGATGTCAGACATCACCACCCCGAGGATCTCGGATGAGGCCCTCACCGAGCGGCTGACCCACGCGCTGTACCCGCGCAGCAACGCCTACGACGTCCGCTGGGTCATCGAGAACCAGATGGGCCCGAACGCGCTGTGGCTGCTGGAGTGGCTCGCGCCCGCGCTGGGCCTGGACGCCCTGCGCCCCTGCGCCCGCGTGCTCGACCTCGGCTGCGGTCGGGCGATGACCTCGGTCTTCCTCGCCAGGGAGTACCACGCCCAGGTCACCGCGGCCGATCTGTGGATCGGTCCGGACGACAACGCACGGCGGATCGCCGAGGCCGGTTTCGCCGACCGGGTGCTGCCCGTCCACACCGAGGCGCACGATCTGCCGTTCGCCGAGGCGAGCTTCGACGCGATCGTGAGCATCGACGCCTACCAGTACTTCGGCACGAACGACCTGTATCTGCCCACGCTGACCCGGCTGCTGAAGCCGGGCGGGCGGATCGGGATCGTCGTACCGGCTCTGCGCGAGGAGATCGACGGCGTGGAGCCGCCGGAACACCTCCGGCAGTGGTGGGAGCCCGACTTCTGGTGCTTCCACACCGCCGACTGGTGGCGCCGCCACTGGACCCGCAGCGGGGCCGTCGAGGTCGAGGCGGCCGACTGGCTGGACGACGGCTGGCGGGACTGGCTGCTGTGGTGCGAGGTCGTCGCCGAGGAGAGTCCCGAGGAGTTCCATCGCACGATGGCCCGCAGGGTCGGCGAGATGGTGCGCGCCGACCAGGGGCGGGCGCTGGGGTTCGTACGGCTCGTAGGACGCCGTAAGTAGGCCAATGGCCCCGGAGGTCGATCCTCCGGGGCCATTCGCGTGTCGGCCTCAGCCTTCGCTGACGCCCAGCTTCTCCAGGATCAGCTCCTTGACGCGGGCGGCGTCGGCCTGGCCACGGGTGGCCTTCATGACCGCGCCGACCAGGGCGCCGGCCGCGGCCACCTTGCCGCCGCGGATCTTGTCGGCGATGCCCGGGTTCCCGGCGATGGCCTCGTCGACCGCCGTACCGAGCGCCGAGTCGTCGGAGACGACCTTCAGACCGCGCTTGTCGACGACCTCGTCCGGGGTGCCCTCGCCCGCGAGGACGCCCTCGATGACCTGACGAGCCAGCTTGTCGTTCAGGTCGCCCTTCGAGACCAGCTCGGTGACGCGCGCGACCTGGACGGGCGTGATGGCCAGCTCGTCCAGCGAGGTGCCCGACTCGTTGGCGCTGCGGGCGAGTTCACCCATCCACCACTTACGGGCGGAGGCCGCGTCGGCACCGGCGTCGATGGTAGCGACGATCAGGTCCAGCGCACCGGCGTTGAGGATCGCCTGCATGTCCAGGGCCGTGATGCCCCACTCCGCGAGGAGCCGGGTACGACGGGCCAGCGGCATCTCGGGCAGCGCCGCGCGGATCTCCTCGACCCACTCACGGGACGGGGCGACCGGCACCAGGTCGGGCTCCGGGAAGTACCGGTAGTCCTCGGCCTCCTCCTTTACACGGCCCGAGGTCGTGGACCCCGTGTCCTCGTGGAAGTGGCGGGTTTCCTGGATGATCGTGCCGCCGGAGGACAGCACGGCCGCGTGCCGCTGGATCTCGAAGCGGGCCGCACGCTCCACGGACCGCAGCGAGTTGACGTTCTTCGTCTCGGAGCGCGTGCCGAACTTCTCGGTGCCGTTCGGGCGCAGCGAGAGGTTCACGTCGCAGCGCATCTGGCCCATCTCCATGCGGGCCTCCGACACACCGAGCGCCTTGATGAGCTCGCGCAGCTCACGGACGTACGCCCGCGCGACCTCGGGAGCGCGCTCGCCCGCACCCTCGATCGGCTTGGTGACGATCTCGATGAGCGGGATGCCCGCGCGGTTGTAGTCCAGCAGCGAGTGCGAGGCGCCGTGGATACGGCCGGTGGCACCGCCGACGTGCGTCGACTTGCCGGTGTCCTCCTCCATGTGGGCGCGCTCGATCTGCACCCGGAAGGTCTCGCCGTCCTCCAGCTGTACGTCGAGATAGCCGTTGAAGGCGATCGGCTCGTCGTACTGGGAGGTCTGGAAGTTCTTCGGCATGTCCGGATAGAAGTAGTTCTTCCGGGCGAAGCGGCACCACTCGGCGATCTCGCAGTTCAGCGCGAGACCGATCTTGATCGCCGACTCGACGCCGGTCGCGTTGACGACCGGGAGCGCGCCGGGCATGCCGAGGCAGACGGGGCAGGTCTGGGTGTTCGGGTCGGCGCCGAGCGTCGTCGAACAGCCGCAGAACATCTTGGTGTTGGTGCCGAGTTCGACATGGACCTCAAGGCCCATGACGGGGTCGTACGACGCCAGCGCGTCCTCGTACGACACCAGGTCGGTCGTGGTGGTCACGGTGAAACTTCCCTCTCAGCCCAGCAGGACGTCGTCGTCGCCCAGCCGCTTCAGCTCGCGGTACAGGATGGCGAGGCCGGTGACGATGGCGGCGGCGGAGACGGTGGCGTCGATCAGCCGCAGCGTGTCGTTCTCCAGCCGCGCCTTCTTCATCTGCTTGACGACGCTCACCGCGCCGAACGCGGTGGTGGCGATGGACAGGTACGTGCCGGACTTGGACTTCTTGAAGTCCTTGGCCTTGGACAGCTTGCTCACAGCGACGGAGCCTCCTCAAGAAGCGGGTGGCCCCACTTTTCCACGAAGGCGGCCTCGACAGCGGCGCCCACCTTGTAGAGCCGGTCGTCCTGCATCGCCGGGGCGATGATCTGGAGGCCGACCGGGAGGTTGTCCTCCGGCGCCAGACCGCACGGCAGCGACATGGCCGCGTTGCCCGCGAGGTTGGTGGGGATGGTGCACAGGTCCGCGAGGTACATCGCCATCGGGTCGTCGGCACGCTCGCCGATCGCGAAGGCGGTGGTGGGCGTCGTCGGCGAGACGATGACGTCGACCTGCTCGAAGGCCTTCTCGAAGTCGCGCGTGATGAGCGTGCGGACCTTCTGGGCGCTGCCGTAGTAGGCGTCGTAGTAGCCGCTCGACAGGGCATACGTGCCGAGCATGATGCGGCGCTTGACCTCGGGGCCGAAGCCCGCCTCACGGGTGAGGGAGGTGACCGCCTCGGCGGAGTTCGTGCCGTCGTCGCCGGTCCGCAGGCCGTAGCGCAGGCCGTCGAAGCGGGCGAGGTTGGAGGAGCACTCGGACGGCGCGATCAGGTAGTACGCCGACAGCGCGAGGTCGAAGGACGGGCAGTCCAGCTCGACGATCTCCGCGCCCAGCTCCTTGAGGAGGGCCACGGACTCGTCGAAGCGCTGGATGACACCGGCCTGGTAGCCCTCGCCGCGGAACTGCTTGACGACGCCGACGCGCATGCCGGCGACGCTGCCGTTGCGGGCGGCCTCGACGACCGGCGGGACCGGGGCGTCGATGGAGGTGGAGTCCATCGGGTCGTGCCCGGCGATGACCTCGTGCAGCAGGGCCGCGTCCAGGACGGTGCGGGCGCAGGGCCCGCCCTGGTCCAGGGAGCTGGAGAAGGCGACCATGCCGTAACGGGACACGGCCCCGTACGTCGGCTTCACACCGACCGTGCCGGTGACGGAGGCCGGCTGGCGGATGGAACCGCCGGTGTCGGTGCCGATGGCGAGCGGGGCCTGGAAGGAGGCGAGGGCCGCGGACGACCCGCCACCGGAGCCACCGGGGATCTTGGTGAGGTCCCAGGGGTTGCCGGTCGGCCCGTACGCGCTGTTCTCGGTGCTCGACCCCATGGCGAACTCGTCCATGTTGGTCTTGCCGAGGATGACGACGTCAGCGGCCTTGAGCCGCTTGGTGAGGGTGGCGTCGTACGGCGGAATCCAGCCCTCGAGGATCTTCGAGCCGACGGTCGTCGGGATGCCCTCGGTGGTGAAGATGTCCTTGAGCGCGAGCGGGACGCCGGCGAGCGGCCCGAGCTTCTCGCCCTTGGCGCGCTTCTCGTCGACGGCGCGGGCCTGCGCGAGGGCGCCCTCGCGGTCGACGTGCAGGAAGGCGTGCACCTTCTCGTCGACGGCCTCGATGCGGGCGAGGTGGGCCTCGGTGACCTGGACGGCCGTGAGCTCGCCGGAGGCGATCTTCGCGGCGGTCTCGGCGGCGGTGAGCTTGATGATGTTGACGTTGTCCGTCATGACTTCTTAGTCCTCCCCCAGG from Streptomyces davaonensis JCM 4913 encodes the following:
- a CDS encoding DUF6191 domain-containing protein, with the protein product MFNPFEELFAPGRKHTRDERNRLELTRVDVGDADPGRGPIDLASGKVVVRKPESESEPDED
- a CDS encoding helix-turn-helix transcriptional regulator, which codes for MLWQVETQSVSPVFVGRAEELQTLKDALARADTGEPQALLLGGEAGVGKTRLVEEFAHHATDGGAVVALGGCVEIGADGLPFAPFSTALRALRHALPTELAAAAQGQEEELARLLPELGATGPGRHDENGTARLFELTARLLERVTADRTVVLALEDLHWADASTRHLLAYLLRTLRTGRLVVLATYRADDIHRRHPLRPLLAELDRLRTVRRIELDRFTHAEVGRQIAGILAAEPDPDQVDEIFERSDGNAFFVEELAVASHEGCCTGLTDSLRDLLLVRVEALPETAQRVARIVAEGGSTVEYRLLAAVARLAEDDLIEALRAAVGASILTPAPGGDGYRFRHSLVREAVGDDLLPGERSRLNRAYAEALQADPGLVPADERVMRLASYWYHAHDPAKALPAVLDASVTARRRHAYSEQLRLLERAMELWETAPEDVRAGLRPVDYAEAYPPCGCDPATTPLRYLDLMAEAAVAGRLCGERERALKITKRALHLLEAEGDPLRSAWFWIQRSRLIPAQGRGDGWQEIETAKDLVCGLPPSEVHAEVLATVAAWAMVRAPGPDAMTAAERAVEYARMVGATDIELNARLTLGLLVVDAGDIEAGLALMHEVREQALPLGLPSVIGRVHINLGSVLVGIGRPEEALGILQEGLRLTQDRGLRDSEAWIWANLAEALIPLGRWDEATEAAVTAQRTGQVAKPHGCAARCLAHVALSRGHLEEAARHLADGRASYGTHDPMPQNTLPLSRLAIALAATEGRLPDARAELARTLDTGFQPGTQRYAWPLLLAAATAEADARDLPAAQEGRAETLERVLTAVKTLTTDAPVWHAYDQWVRAELQRAEGHTPVDLWSTVVTAFEQLQRPYDLAQVRHRLAEALLTAGDEHDRAPAADLLRLSHAVAEHLGARPLADEVTALAQRARLPLTSDARRPSTDTLGLTTREHDVLRLVSAGRTNRQIAEELFISPKTASVHVSNILAKLGVAGRGEAAAVAHRMGLFAMGDGERVGAG
- a CDS encoding GNAT family N-acetyltransferase is translated as MYAISLGDDGAELRPLEPWHAEEFLAHLERGRDFINQYVPFGSKAKDTAGAREVLQRYADMRAADTGSLHGLWLDGKLVGGVLFLNFDADSRNCEVGCWLEPAGTGRGLVTRAMRVLLDFAFGERGMHRVEWHAAAANEPSLNVARRLGMSREAVLRENWPHKGVRHDTEIWAILAPEWHDARARATHSDH
- a CDS encoding MMPL family transporter is translated as MAALARWCVQRRLVAVLLWLVALVGVSAAAAVAGSAYSNDYEVAGTESGRATQLLQDGFQGLGGDSDTIVWHTDSGTVRAADVQQTMDRTLEKIAELPGVAAVTGPSDEHGAAQVSEDGRTAYATVTFEDSAENIDRAEAQAVVDTAKDAETDGLQVELGGSAVALTESSGGHIAEVVGVAVAAVVLFLAFGSLAASLLPIATALVSVGTAYAGTVLLGHAMTVADFAPMLGMLIGLGVGIDYALFIVTRHRRGLKRGLPVAESITNAVATTGRAVVFAGATVCIALLGMLILRLNFLNGVALAASLTVVLTVAASVTLLPALLSFIGMRALSRRERRRLVEHGPEPELPTGLAARWSAFVERHPKLLGALALVVITLLALPTLSLRLGTSDQGNNPQTATTRQAYDLLADGFGPGVNGPLTLVTHVDGGDDELALDSLDATLRSTEGVASVTPVTYNPAGDTAYLTLIPESSPQSQKTSDLVERLRSEVLPRAETGTSLDLQVGGVTAGYDDFADVIVGKLPLFVGVVVGLGCLLLLLAFRSIGIPLKAAAMNIAAVAAAFGVVVAIFQWGWGSELLGLGRAGPIEPFLPVIMVSVLFGLSMDYQVFLVSRMYEEWLETGDNRRAVRIGLAETSRVINSAAVIMISVFLAFVLSGDRVIAMFGIALAAAVALDAFVLRTLLVPALMHLLGGANWWLPRWLDARLPRISIEPPEARAAHERLADVVEEFDEERRDDVRDIAG
- a CDS encoding SAM-dependent methyltransferase, yielding MSDITTPRISDEALTERLTHALYPRSNAYDVRWVIENQMGPNALWLLEWLAPALGLDALRPCARVLDLGCGRAMTSVFLAREYHAQVTAADLWIGPDDNARRIAEAGFADRVLPVHTEAHDLPFAEASFDAIVSIDAYQYFGTNDLYLPTLTRLLKPGGRIGIVVPALREEIDGVEPPEHLRQWWEPDFWCFHTADWWRRHWTRSGAVEVEAADWLDDGWRDWLLWCEVVAEESPEEFHRTMARRVGEMVRADQGRALGFVRLVGRRK
- the gatB gene encoding Asp-tRNA(Asn)/Glu-tRNA(Gln) amidotransferase subunit GatB; this translates as MTTTTDLVSYEDALASYDPVMGLEVHVELGTNTKMFCGCSTTLGADPNTQTCPVCLGMPGALPVVNATGVESAIKIGLALNCEIAEWCRFARKNYFYPDMPKNFQTSQYDEPIAFNGYLDVQLEDGETFRVQIERAHMEEDTGKSTHVGGATGRIHGASHSLLDYNRAGIPLIEIVTKPIEGAGERAPEVARAYVRELRELIKALGVSEARMEMGQMRCDVNLSLRPNGTEKFGTRSETKNVNSLRSVERAARFEIQRHAAVLSSGGTIIQETRHFHEDTGSTTSGRVKEEAEDYRYFPEPDLVPVAPSREWVEEIRAALPEMPLARRTRLLAEWGITALDMQAILNAGALDLIVATIDAGADAASARKWWMGELARSANESGTSLDELAITPVQVARVTELVSKGDLNDKLARQVIEGVLAGEGTPDEVVDKRGLKVVSDDSALGTAVDEAIAGNPGIADKIRGGKVAAAGALVGAVMKATRGQADAARVKELILEKLGVSEG
- the gatA gene encoding Asp-tRNA(Asn)/Glu-tRNA(Gln) amidotransferase subunit GatA, producing the protein MTDNVNIIKLTAAETAAKIASGELTAVQVTEAHLARIEAVDEKVHAFLHVDREGALAQARAVDEKRAKGEKLGPLAGVPLALKDIFTTEGIPTTVGSKILEGWIPPYDATLTKRLKAADVVILGKTNMDEFAMGSSTENSAYGPTGNPWDLTKIPGGSGGGSSAALASFQAPLAIGTDTGGSIRQPASVTGTVGVKPTYGAVSRYGMVAFSSSLDQGGPCARTVLDAALLHEVIAGHDPMDSTSIDAPVPPVVEAARNGSVAGMRVGVVKQFRGEGYQAGVIQRFDESVALLKELGAEIVELDCPSFDLALSAYYLIAPSECSSNLARFDGLRYGLRTGDDGTNSAEAVTSLTREAGFGPEVKRRIMLGTYALSSGYYDAYYGSAQKVRTLITRDFEKAFEQVDVIVSPTTPTTAFAIGERADDPMAMYLADLCTIPTNLAGNAAMSLPCGLAPEDNLPVGLQIIAPAMQDDRLYKVGAAVEAAFVEKWGHPLLEEAPSL